The window ATCAAATTCCGAAATTGAAATTCCGAAATCCGATATTCTATTTTTTGCTTACCAGCTTGCTTTCTTTACTCCCGGGATTTTGCCATCAAGGGCCATTTCACGGAATGTTACGCGTGAAATACCAAACTGACGCATATAACCACGTGGGCGGCCGGTTAATTTACAACGGTTGTGTAATTTTACCGGAGATGATGCCTTAGGTAATTTATCTAAACCAACGTAATCGCCGGCTTCTTTAAGGGCTGCTCTTTTCTCTGCGTATTTAGCAACCAATTTAGCGCGCTTTACTTCACGAGCTTTTACACCTTCTTTAGCCATTGCTATTTTGATTTTTAAATGGTAATCCAAATTGTTTCAACAACTCCAATGCTTCAACATCGTTTGTTGCGGAGGTTACAAAGGTAATATCCATACCTTGGATTTTATTGATTTTGTCAATATTTATCTCAGGGAATATAATTTGCTCTGTAATACCTAAAGTATAGTTACCTCTGCCGTCAAAACCTTTGTCGTTGATGCCTTTAAAGTCACGGATACGTGGCAGGGCAACAGCGATTAAACGATCTAAAAACTCATACATTGTGTTGTCACGCAAGGTAACACGTACGCCAACCGGCATATTTTTACGCAATTTAAAGTTCGAGATATCTTTTTTAGATTTTGAAGATACTGCCTGCTGGCCAGTGATGGTTGTTAACTCGGTGATGGTGTTCTCGATAAGTTTTTTATCGGTAGTAGCACCGCCAACACCCTGGTTAATGGCAATTTTCTCCAGTTTAGGAACCTGCATTACGCTTTTGTACTGAAATTTATCTTTCAGCGCGGTGCGAATTTCGTCCTTGTATTTTGTTTTTAATCTTGGTACGTAAGTCATTACTTAATTTCCTCCCCTGATTTTTTTGCTACCCTTACTAATTTGCCGGCATCGTTCAATTTACGGCCAACACGGGTTGTATTACCTGATTTAGGGTCAACCAGCGCAAGGTTTGAAATATGTATAGCAGCCTCTTGTTTAACAATTCCGCCGTTAGGGTTAGCAGCATTAGGTTTGGTATGTTTTGATACCATATTGGCACCTTCAACAACAGCCCTGTTTTTTGCTATTATCACCTCAACTACTTTACCTTGCGATCCTTTTGAATCGCCGGCTATAACTTTTACCAGGTCGCCTTTGCGAATTTTCAGTTTGCCTGGTGTTGCAACTTTTTTCTTTTCCATGATTACAATACCTCCGGTGCTAATGATACAATTTTCATAAATTGTTTCTCACGCAGTTCTCTTGCAACAGGGCCAAAGATACGTGTGCCTCTTGGCTCATCCTGGTTATTTAACAAAACAGCTGCGTTATCGTCGAAACGGATGTATGAACCATCTTTTCTGCGGATCTCTTTTTTGGTGCGTACTACTACGGCTTTTGATACAGTACCTTTTTTTACGTTACCTGATGGTAAAGCGCTTTTTACGGTTACTACTATCTTATCGCCTATAGATGCATACCTTTTGCCGGTACCACCTAACACGCGGATCACTAAAACTTCTTTAGCGCCACTGTTATCGGCTACGTTTAATCTTGATTCCTGTTGTACCATCTTATTTAGCCCTTTCTAAAATTTGAACTAATCTCCAGTTTTTGCTCTTGCTCAGCGGGCGGGTTTCCATAATCAATACGGTATCGCCAATGCCACAAGTGTTGGTCTCATCATGAGCCATAAATTTTGTGGTTTTTTTCACGAATTTACCGTAGATAGGGTGTTTCACTTTACGCTCAACAGCCACTACAATAGATTTTTCCATCTTATTGCTAACCACCAGGCCGGTACGTGTTTTTCTTAAATTTCTTTCCATTTTTCTGAATGCTTAAAAAATTAATTCTTTTCAGAAGCCGACGCCGCTTTGCGTTTTGTTAATTCAGTATTTAACTGAGCAATTCCCTTGCGTACCTTTGTTATACGGGATGGATTCTCGATAGCCGATACCGCGTGAGCAAATTTCAATTTGGTAAGGGTTGACCTTTCCTCGCCGATTTTTGCTACCAGTTCTTCTGTAGATAGTCCCAAAATTTCTGAGTTCTTCATCTTCTTGTGTTATTTGTTGTAATAGTAGAAAGTTTCAACGTTGTATTGTTTTGGTTTGATGGTTGAAAGTTCGGCATCTAACTTTACAACTTGTGAAAACTTTACAACTTTTCAACTCTTCCAATTTATGCTTCTACGTAATCCCTACGTACAATAAATCTTGTTTGTACCGGAAGTTTTTGTGCTGCAAGGCGCAAAGCCTCTTTAGCAACTTCCATAGGCACACCTTCGGCCTCAAAAATGATCCTTCCGGGGCGTACTACCGCTACCCAGTACTCAGGAGCACCTTTACCTTTACCCATACGTACCTCTGCTGGTTTCTTGGTTACAGGCTTGTCAGGGAAAATCCTGATCCACACCTGGCCTTCACGTTTCATAAAACGTGTTACAGCAATACGTGCAGCCTCGATCTGGCGGCTGGTAATCCATGCCGCTTCGAGTGATTTTACACCGAAAGATCCGAATGAAAGTTCAGCACCACGAGTGGCTAAACCTTTCATCCTGCCTTTTTGCATCTTTCTGAACTTCGTTCTTTTTGGCTGTAGCATTTTCTTAAGTATTGAGATTTGAGATTTGAGATTTGAGATCGCTGATCTGTATATCCTTTTTATCTTCTATCTTGTTATTTTTTGCTTTATCGCAGTTTTGGTAAGAGAAGAGGATACTGTCTCATATCTCACATCTCATATCTATTATCTGTTATTAATTATCTCTTTCCTGGGCCACCTGGACGGTTACCGCCACCTTGACCACCTGGACGGCTGCCACCTTGACCACCCGGACGGCTGTTACCGCCACCACGAGGACCACCTTGACCACCTGCTCCAGGACCGCCTCTGCGATCGCCACCTGGTTTCCTGTCATTTCTGCGTTCGCCACCACGTTCGCCACCGCGAGCGTTATCACGACCACCGAATGCCGGGGCACCATCTGGCCTGCCACCTTTACCGCTTGCGCTGCTTGCACCACCAATGTTTGGCGATAAATCGCGTTTGCCGTAAACTTCGCCTTTACAGATCCATACTTTAACACCTATTTTACCATAAGTAGTTAATGCTTCTGCCAATGCGTAGTCAATATCAGCACGGAAAGTGTGCAAAGGAAT is drawn from Mucilaginibacter ginsenosidivorax and contains these coding sequences:
- the rpmC gene encoding 50S ribosomal protein L29, translating into MKNSEILGLSTEELVAKIGEERSTLTKLKFAHAVSAIENPSRITKVRKGIAQLNTELTKRKAASASEKN
- the rplP gene encoding 50S ribosomal protein L16, with product MLQPKRTKFRKMQKGRMKGLATRGAELSFGSFGVKSLEAAWITSRQIEAARIAVTRFMKREGQVWIRIFPDKPVTKKPAEVRMGKGKGAPEYWVAVVRPGRIIFEAEGVPMEVAKEALRLAAQKLPVQTRFIVRRDYVEA
- the rpsQ gene encoding 30S ribosomal protein S17, whose product is MERNLRKTRTGLVVSNKMEKSIVVAVERKVKHPIYGKFVKKTTKFMAHDETNTCGIGDTVLIMETRPLSKSKNWRLVQILERAK
- the rplE gene encoding 50S ribosomal protein L5 gives rise to the protein MTYVPRLKTKYKDEIRTALKDKFQYKSVMQVPKLEKIAINQGVGGATTDKKLIENTITELTTITGQQAVSSKSKKDISNFKLRKNMPVGVRVTLRDNTMYEFLDRLIAVALPRIRDFKGINDKGFDGRGNYTLGITEQIIFPEINIDKINKIQGMDITFVTSATNDVEALELLKQFGLPFKNQNSNG
- the rplN gene encoding 50S ribosomal protein L14 encodes the protein MVQQESRLNVADNSGAKEVLVIRVLGGTGKRYASIGDKIVVTVKSALPSGNVKKGTVSKAVVVRTKKEIRRKDGSYIRFDDNAAVLLNNQDEPRGTRIFGPVARELREKQFMKIVSLAPEVL
- the rplX gene encoding 50S ribosomal protein L24, with the translated sequence MEKKKVATPGKLKIRKGDLVKVIAGDSKGSQGKVVEVIIAKNRAVVEGANMVSKHTKPNAANPNGGIVKQEAAIHISNLALVDPKSGNTTRVGRKLNDAGKLVRVAKKSGEEIK
- the rpsN gene encoding 30S ribosomal protein S14, which produces MAKEGVKAREVKRAKLVAKYAEKRAALKEAGDYVGLDKLPKASSPVKLHNRCKLTGRPRGYMRQFGISRVTFREMALDGKIPGVKKASW